The DNA region TCATGGCCTTCAAGCTAGTTACAATATTGATGTTGATGTCCATTTGAAGTAAACGAGATAGTAAACAAATTACAAGAAGAAAAACAATATAAACCTTTGACATATGAAGATTTATATCAGATCCGCTTGCCAATGGGATAATTAGTTCCCCACTCATGGTCGTCGAGGGATTGGGAGCATAAGATCCACCCAACCAGGTTGCctgaataaataaacaaatcagGTGACCAATAGAAATAGAAAGACAAAATCTAGAACCACTAAAGAGATCGGAATGCAGGCAATAAGTTACTAACAAAGTCATTTATCATCTTGTCAGTCAACTCGGAGTTATCATCAGAACTTGATGGTTCATTCAATGAAACCACATAGACTTCACCTTCACCTGCAATAGATGGAAAGAATGTGTAAATAAGGGAATATTTTCTCCACTTAGCAAAATATACATGAAAAATGAAATGTCAGCCACCTGGAAGTTGAATATCTGCTTTATAGGAATCAAAATCAATCTGGCTTCCATGGGCCGATTCAATCGTGACTTGAGAATCTGCATACACCAAAGCAGTTTTAATGGCAAcccataaaaaaaaagttgtctGAGGATTTGTGTTGATTAAATTTGAGTACCTGCAGCTCCAATAACTTCCAGTGTAAAAACTGCACGTGGCCTATCAAATGGATTAGGCATTACGACCTTGTTCAACTGCAAAATCAACATCATTTAacattaatttagataaattcGCTTTCAGGAATGAAAAAGAAGACAACAAATGTTTTCCAGTAATACATTCTACAAACCTTGGATGAACCATGAGAAGAAAGACTAGAAGATGGTGCAAGCCCAAGCAAAACAGAAACAGCAGCCCCAACTTCTGGAAGTGTCATGGAATCAGTCTACAAAACAATACACAATAACCAGTCACATGACATGAAACAAGCTTCTGTTACTGTGAAAAGCCAAAGAGCCAGGAACATAATACTATCAGCAGTATGTTTCTGCAATATACAATTATGAAACAAGTATTCTCCATTCCCTGATTCAAGCATGTAATAAAGAACACATAAAATATCTGGTGCTCATCATCTACAACTCCTGCTTAACAAGAGAACATGACCCAAATTCTTCAGATGCTGCTACAAGTCATGATATTAATTGTACTTTGGGATTTCAAAAAGTCAATTTCAGTAGAAAAGGCAAATCAGATATCCATACAAGGGACATGGATAAAAGATCAGCTTTTTGAACAAACAAATGTTGACTCAGAATAAAGCAATATAACTTAAGATCAGACATTACCTCGGCAACAACCTCTGACAAACGAGGGCGAAAATATTGATGGGTTTTGCTGTCAAGGAAGTAAACCGACCCTGCGACATCAGCCtgtatcaaaaatcaaaccttTGTAAGACACGATTCAGCGGATCAAGAGAGAAAAAAGGTCAAACATGTGGGTATGAATGTGGGTATAGAGAAGGGATAGAAGATTGACCTTAGAATGGACGCAAAGAAGCATCAAAGTAACGACGAGCAAGCGCATAAGGCAGTTGAAATCCATCGCAGCAGCGAAGATGAAGATGGATCTTCTCTCTTGGGATTTCAAGAATTGGAAATCTGAAGTCGTCCTTCAACTGGGAATTGaatgattgattgattttatGATCGAAAAAGGAGAGCTTCCGAGTTCCACAAGAATACGGATGTCCACAGAGATCGAGTCTAATGGGTACTTTCTTAATGGGTTTCCGGGGCGGGTGACTGTTTTGGTtgatacaaatatatatatatttaattattgggaATTCAattgtttatgatttaaataactGTATAAcactaaataaataatctcaaaaacttttttaaaatcaagtatatctaacaaaatcatcaacTTTTTCTGgccaaaattatgttttttttttaaattgaattagaatatcattattaaaaatttattattcgttataatttatttttattttttaaaatgaagagacttaaaagagtattaatatataatattaaaaaaaaatgtattttaatatttttattaataaattgaataatataataaatgaaaaaatgagatgatattttttgaattaagttatttaaataacaaattaaacaattccttaattttcaaaaaaattgttatattattttgatatttttatatattagttgagcTCAAGTTTAAGAAggtgaaaattttgaaataataaaagtttattttaaaataatattatttatgtgttattattatttttatatataattaagtatttttaatatatgatcattataaaagtatatataattaagtataaaagtaattaaataataataaagagtaaattatacttttaaaaagttatattcataaaatggatttttatttatttattcgaataaataataacttttttttaatttataaatataaatttacttttttattcCGTAAATtcgtttgaaattataaaatccAATTTTGGTTGGGTTTAAGTCTTTGCTCATTGTTCATGATAATTTTAGTATTAGGCTttgtgttttttgaattttttaaaaaaaaaatcatctaaaattaattttttaatcaatcactTATCAACAATCATATAACTTatttcattaaacaaaatactaaaataccttttattttaaattattattttttaatttattcatatatatcaatactctttagtttttttactcaaaataatcatcccctcctcaaaatcattaccaataattacttttttccctctttaggttttttcaaaaaccttaATCCGAATTAggccttaattaattttttattttttatttttcttctcccttatttacttttttttttatttatattttagtttttctcAAATGTCATCTTATTTTTGCTTAGGACTTAAATCAGtgtcattttgttttataatttatggaCAATTTccaatataaaaaatcaattttacaaaaaatcaattataaacaaCTTTTATGAATTACACTTTtgtatttgatttattgttgtcTCAAATCCAATCATTTCATTACATAAATTACAACTTATGATTAAATTTCTACCATATTTCATTAAtccattttctaaaattctgATTTGAACActttaaagatatttatttcaaattgtcatcaAATCATGTAATTAATTTACATCATTACCTTAAGAACATTTGTAACACAAAACTGTGACATTTTGTTGCATCTGcaccaattaaaaaaaacacacaattTTTTCTCAAGCTACAAGAGTAACCCATTGAAAACATTGCATTTAGGCTGCACATTTCATCTATATTTTATAGGGATGTAGTTTATTTTTCGTTTCTAACTCAGATCATTATTTCTCTTCAATtgatttcataaattttattggTTAAGATTTGATACAATTTAATAGTATGTTAACTTTATCGAACCAAGTAGAGACACAAAACTTTTCTCATTAGGGATATTTATgtcttttctcttctttttttttcattttgggTATTGCTTTAATCTCATTTCTTCCATGTTTCTGTATTTCATCTGATATTAGaagattattgttttttttttaaatttcaataaaaaaaaaatgaacattgGATCCAAAGTTCTTGGCAAATACATGGGTCAGCAGCATTTGCCCAAAGAACTGCATGATGAGGCCTTGTTTGGCATGCAATATAAGAAGTCCAAACcttatttttttctaagaagttgattacaatttattttgacCCCAAACATCAAATGATCtctgaaaaaaatcaaaattcccaattattaaaaatattgtcaaaTCCTAACTAAGCCaactataataattaaactattctaATTCAGCCAAACTTAACGCAATTATAGCTCACAAGTGCCAGGCACAAATGACGTTAACAAAACTTCTCGAACAATTACAATGCGACATGTGACTGTCTCTAACCGGATGGACTATCACGGAAAATATGGCACAATGTCGAGCTTTTTTAGTTGTAGTTAAGTTAGAAAAACGACacttaattaaaaacataatgtGTAGGTTATGTATGTGATGACCCtctcaatttaaaaaacaaataaatgcaCATTTCCTATAAGGTAATATATGGCTGGTAATTGGCCATAGaattgatattaaattattctaagATGATTCATTGCATTTTAATACATGAAAATGAAGCttcctaataataataataataaataatagtaataaaatccCATGCCTGCTGCAACTGCAGTGTCACACCATACCTCACAAAAATTATGCAAGAAATATAGCTTTCAACAGCTATACTTTTGGGCATATACATGATTATGTAacctatttatttttccaatttctcaataaatattaatttaattcgaTCGAAATCGAAATGAACTCTTTAAGGAGATAGATCCTGAAAGAATCTTGACCACAATGTGTCATTCTTTAAGACTATGATTATTGTTTGCTTGTTATACTGTATATATAATTCAATGAGGGAATACCAATTTCTCAAAGGaggaaaaagaataataataaagtgtGTGGGACATTATGGAgtaatttgattgtttttgcCAAATAATATAGGTTTGATCAACTTCAAATATGTATTGGTTTTtatgtgtttgattttgtatTTCTCCCTTTTATTTAGTTCTTTTATTTGTGAATCACATGTTAAAGTTTTTGGTTGGTGTTTCTTCTTTTTCACTTTTACTTTCTATTCTTAGTCATCTTTTAGCCTGAATGAATGAATTGActttttaaaagaagaaaaataaagaagacaTGGCCATGATCTtttatttgtttagaaaaaCATATAGTTGAATAACAAGTATAGTATATTAAACAAATAGTTaaccaaaaataatacaaatataatttaacaagtattcaaatatttttttttaaatttcttaaccTACTAATTAAGATAACTCAAGTGTCATGAGTGATTTTTAAAAGAACAAAAGTCATAAGTTCAATTTAcgcttaaaacgttttaagttaaaGTAAAGATCATGATTGTGGCATCTACGTGTAAGATCATGTTAgcttcaaacataaaaaaaaaaaaaaaacttttaacttcttgatcaataaatatatgtataccATCTATATAAATGTTAGATTTTACATAATACTCTAaaagatcatttttttttaaataatcataaaaattcaaacttattACTTTTACTTTGAAAGATACTTAACTAAATCATTAACAtctaaacaatttatatatatttgacttaaatatcttataaatgcatatttattataaactcGTCTATCATTATGGattcaaatgataaaataatttttctatttattgGCCCTtcctatatataattttttttgtgttcTTAAGTGAggattaattaaggaaaataagaTCATAATATGCTACTTAACTGAGCTTAATCACTAAAATTTGCATTCTAATCTTCTTTTCAGGTAGaagtcaggtgatcaaaccttCCTCACTTATTTTGTGGATTCGGTggataaaattttgtattttcacagttaaattttatgttatagtGAACGGTAGATCTCAAGACTTTTTTGAGGGTTTAAGGGGATTAGGCAAGACGACTCATTGTCCCCCTTTCTGTTTGTCATTGTCATGAAAACTCTTTTAGGATGATGATTTTCGCTGAAAATAACTGACTTATCCATGGGCTTGATTACGGATCAATGAGAGCTATATTTTTCATTTCACACTTGTTGTTTGCTGATGACACGCTTTGTATGATTCAGACTTTCCGTAGAAATTTCAAGCACCTTCgtgatatttttttggttatttggCGCTTACTCGGGACTTCGTGTTAATCTTGGCAAGATTGAAatattcttctttaattttgtaTCTGCTAGGAGAAGATCTCGTTTGGCGGGTATTTTGGTATTTGGGATTTGGCATTGAATGTTTTCCGGCCACGTACATTGGTATTTCACTAGATGCAAATGCTCGATCTAAAGTTTCATTGGGATCCAATCATTTCTAAGATGGAAAAAAACTTCTTATCTTCTAAAGCAAGTTGATCTCTAAGGGAGGTTGTATGGTTCTCATCAAGAGCGCGTTGGAATATATGCATACTTACATGATGTCATTATTTGTGAATCTTAAAAGTGTGGTAGTAAAAATGGAAAGGTTgatgtgtaaatttttatggGGGTCTTCTGAGTCTTCGTTTTCACATCTTGTTAGCTGAGACAAAGTAAAAATACCCAAAGATGAAGGAGGTTTGAGTTTTCGTGACCTATGTTCTAATAAGGCCTTCTTGTCAAAGTGGTGTGCTCATATTGGTTCAGAACATGGAAGTCTCTaggtaaatataattataagcaAATATGAGTTGAATTGGTCTAGTTGGTTTACAAAAATATACAGTCGCCCCGTGGGATGTAGCATATGGAGTGGCATATCAATCATGTGGAAAAGTTATCGTAAACATTTTTGTTTACCGTGGGTGATGGTTCATTTATCCGTTTTTGGGAGGATGCATGGTGGGTAAGAGTTTTGTTGTTCTCTTCCCTGTGATGGTTGATgggaaaatatattattcaaaacaGAACGTTTTCCCAATTAACTGAGTATAAGAGATGAACaaaatagaatgaaatcaaaatgaTAATGCAAGACAagttttagcgtggaaaacctcTCTTCAAATTCAAAGTAAAAACCATGGGACCAGTTAGGCCacttaaaaaatcattatcatCAACAAGGTTACAAACATGAGTTCACTCTAGATATAAACTAGAGTCACTAATGAATTGCATTAAGATCACACAAAAATCTTGGCAAATAACAAAAATAGCAGAAAGAGTAAGATCAATCAACCTTATTTATTCTACAATTCTGGTTTCACTTCAACTGACTTAGAAGACTTAGAAAACAGATCTTTACCGTTTAGAACGTAGCCTTAGACATAACTAACAAGCTATCAACGTTTAAAGTTGATCAAACGATGCAAATTCTGGTAAACGAAAATCTTTTTCAGCTGCTATCTCAAATCATTGAATCTGTTTTTGCTCTGATCTTTCTCTTGTTGTTCTTAAAACACAGTTAACCTCAATGAAAAATAATGTccctttatattatatatgtggGCCTAAATAAAGCTCACATCAAGTTGGATCTCTCCAACTAGGAGGACAAAACTCAACACTGGCCTCTATTACTATCTTAGCGATGCCACAGTTAAAGATATGTACGACCATCGCTCTTAAAGTTTTGTTTATCATATCAGATATAAAAGAAGGTTATCATTTGAGGAAAGTTCTTCTTATGATAGATTGTTATCATTAGTGGCCAACAAAAGAATGTCTCCGTTGAACCATGATACGATGTGATGAAGAAACTTGTATAAATTTGATGTGGGACATTGTTATTATCTATTTGATTAAGTTGTTCCAATTGAGTTGTGCTGGAAGAAATTATGGGAGTCTAATATTCCCACTAAGATCTTTTTTGGGGGTGAAATGCGATCCACTGTGGTATTCTAATTGATGATAGATGTATGCGCAAATGTTTTATCTTAGTTAGTCGATGTCGTATATGTCTTAAAGATGTGGAGACGACCCATCATTTCCTTTTGCATTGTAAGGGTGTCGCTAGTATTTGAAGTCTTCTTTGGAGTATTACTAGTATTCATTGGGTTATGCCGGGAATCATTGGTGCGAGTTAGAAAACATGAATTGATGTAGCTAGATTTGCGAGTCTGAAACAATGGGGGTTATATCCTCATTATTTTATGGTGGATAAtttggttggagagaaatcgtatAACCTTCAACAATCTCAAACAACCGTTGAGAATCTTTCACAATGTTATCATCCTAACATTATATGAGGTTCGATGTGGGAAGTCGACAAATTCAGTCGGAGAGctcattgtttttttaaaagatctccgtacacgttaattttgtattatttgtgtgatttttttcccacaaatataatgtttttgtcgTTGTGTTTAAACGACTATCCATTTCATAATATAATTGCatgtatcatttaaaaaaaatattagccACTTGTTGTTTGGAGGTGATGTAATATTTAAGTATTGATGATCTGTTAGAAATCTTCTTATCATTTAGTGTTTGTTCATACATGCAATTAAACACTAAAAACATTTATGGCATTGGACCTATATATCACCAATTTACAGTTTTGGCCTTAAGCTCAAAGTTAAAAATTAGTTAGTGTGGGGACATATTGTCCATAAAATTTGTGCGTTGAATGTGGTAGATATTGCCAAGATGTAAAAGCTTACATTGATAATGGGCACCATTTTAGTCATATTAGTTTAGAACCTTGTGCCCAAAAGTTGAGATTATCTCTTGAGATAGAAAGATTGAATTAGAAAATGTTagataatttttgtaaatttccaataacataacttaattagatatatatttataaatttgttaatatttctTATACAATATCAGCTCTAGATGTAGACGtagaaagtgttttcaaataagatTCATTCCTAACTATTTACCTGACTTCTTTGTGCTATTAGTATTAGAACTAATGAAATCCAAAGAAACCAACTAGAGTAGTAGGGTAGAGAGGCCAAGAGTCGATTACTAATACACTGATATTACAAGTTTGATTCTCACATAAAACGCTTTAAGTTGAAGTGAGATCGTACTAtcttctaaaattaaaaaaaaaaaattaacaaaattcaaGGAGAATATATATGTCATTGTTACCATGGTGACAattggattttatttttctcgAAGTGGCCAAGTCAACTATATACCCTATAATCTACCAACTTTAATTCAACCATTCTTAAAGAgaattaaattcaatatatactTTATGATGGTAAAACAGTTTGTCCAAGTCAATTAATACTAATTACAaccttttttcaaataataagaaATCACGATCTTACTAGAGTAAACTTCTTGGAAGAACCTTGAGATTGATCTTTCGATTATTTAAGCAACTTTTCTTATATAATCTTATACTAgtgtaaaaattatttggtATCATGAAAACTCttactatattatatatctttataaaaTGTATGTGAATTGtgaatatgtattaattaaccaacaaatacatatatagttgtgaatattgttttttttttttttttttgtcaaacatACATGAGTCACGTGATCACCTAtcttttagttatatttatttcttctcttttaaatatttcaatatatttcaGGCTCAATTTTCATTCATACGCATTAAGTTAGAAGCAGTAGACTATGACTTAAGGGAtcgtattatttatatatttcctttttattattattattttattttatttttgtattatttgaaaCGGTCCGAAAAAACATCATGATGAGTTATGATATTCATTGTAATTTTGTCCTTGACATATTACATATGGACCTCTCTCTAGTAAACAATAATAGTCAATGAAAACTCTTTCATGACTAGGCAAGTAGGGA from Impatiens glandulifera chromosome 5, dImpGla2.1, whole genome shotgun sequence includes:
- the LOC124939774 gene encoding uncharacterized protein LOC124939774, producing MDFNCLMRLLVVTLMLLCVHSKADVAGSVYFLDSKTHQYFRPRLSEVVAETDSMTLPEVGAAVSVLLGLAPSSSLSSHGSSKLNKVVMPNPFDRPRAVFTLEVIGAADSQVTIESAHGSQIDFDSYKADIQLPGEGEVYVVSLNEPSSSDDNSELTDKMINDFATWLGGSYAPNPSTTMSGELIIPLASGSDINLHMSKKADKQFAASLLHLINNIQRATDMHQDLIGTIDYQAAELLTGTFKGVKVLQKEYGKQGVAEQGLELLLASVSKIYTSMQTAYGGKLVGVILLGETTLSESETMLNLMYTSEPSARLLQEVKGSSNSTIAAAAEVIFVRTLLAWLTGIILIIATLLGTYYLMYMPITRDTLLYSNVKLD